A single Flavobacterium sp. 1 DNA region contains:
- a CDS encoding adenylosuccinate synthase, translated as MTVDLLLGLQWGDEGKGKIVDVLTSNYDIIARFQGGPNAGHTLEFDGIKHVLRTIPSGIFHKTAINIIGNGVVIDPVVFQKEIEGLEKFNLDIKSKLIISRKAHLILPTHRLLDAASEASKGKAKIGSTLKGIGPTYMDKTGRNGLRVGDTELEDFEERYRALADKHEEMIKFYDVNIQYNLSEMEKEFFESIEVLKTLDFIDSEEYLAQAQKAGKSILCEGAQGSLLDVDFGTYPFVTSSNTTAAGACTGLGIAPNKIKEVYGIFKAYVTRVGSGPFPTELFDEDGATMASVGNEFGSVTGRQRRCGWLDLVALKYAVQINGVTQLMMMKGDVLSGFETLKVCTEYNYKGKNISHFPYNIEPENVTPIFKEFKGWHQDLTGMTTYDQLPIELKEYIEFIEKEVEVPIKIVSVGPDRKQTILK; from the coding sequence ATGACTGTAGATTTATTATTAGGATTACAATGGGGAGATGAAGGAAAAGGAAAAATTGTTGACGTTCTTACCTCAAATTATGATATAATTGCTCGTTTTCAAGGAGGACCAAATGCAGGGCACACTTTAGAATTTGACGGAATAAAACACGTTCTTAGAACTATTCCATCTGGAATTTTTCATAAAACAGCTATCAATATTATTGGAAACGGAGTAGTAATTGACCCTGTAGTTTTTCAAAAAGAAATCGAAGGTCTTGAAAAATTTAATCTGGACATCAAAAGTAAATTAATCATTTCAAGAAAAGCACATTTAATTTTACCAACACACCGCTTACTTGATGCTGCTTCGGAAGCATCAAAAGGAAAAGCCAAAATCGGTTCTACGCTTAAAGGAATTGGACCAACTTACATGGACAAAACCGGCAGAAACGGATTGCGTGTTGGAGATACAGAATTAGAAGATTTCGAAGAGCGCTACAGAGCATTGGCTGACAAGCACGAAGAAATGATTAAATTCTACGATGTTAACATCCAATACAATTTGTCCGAAATGGAAAAAGAATTCTTCGAATCTATCGAAGTTTTAAAAACATTAGACTTTATTGATAGTGAAGAATATTTAGCGCAAGCCCAAAAAGCTGGAAAATCAATCCTTTGCGAAGGTGCTCAAGGATCTTTATTAGATGTTGATTTTGGAACATATCCTTTTGTAACTTCATCAAACACAACAGCCGCTGGTGCTTGTACAGGTTTAGGAATTGCTCCAAACAAAATCAAAGAAGTGTACGGAATTTTCAAAGCTTACGTTACACGTGTAGGAAGCGGACCTTTCCCTACTGAACTTTTTGACGAAGACGGTGCTACAATGGCCAGTGTAGGAAACGAATTCGGATCGGTTACAGGAAGACAAAGACGTTGCGGATGGCTGGATTTAGTAGCTTTAAAATATGCTGTTCAAATTAACGGAGTAACACAATTAATGATGATGAAAGGTGATGTGCTTTCTGGTTTCGAAACTTTAAAAGTATGTACCGAATATAACTATAAAGGGAAAAACATTTCGCATTTCCCTTATAACATCGAACCGGAAAATGTAACTCCAATATTCAAAGAATTCAAAGGATGGCACCAAGATTTAACAGGTATGACCACTTACGATCAATTGCCGATTGAATTAAAAGAATACATCGAATTTATAGAAAAAGAAGTCGAAGTTCCAATAAAAATTGTTTCTGTTGGACCGGACAGAAAGCAGACAATTCTTAAATAA
- the nudK gene encoding GDP-mannose pyrophosphatase NudK, with amino-acid sequence MDNPKYKIQKTELLSDNWYILNKVTVDYQKKDNTWDTQEREVYDRGNGAAILLYNSTKGTVILTQQFRLPTYLNGNKSGLMIEVCAGLLDKDDPEACIIRETEEETGYRLPAVKKVFETYMSPGAVTEILYCFIGEYDNSMKVSAGGGLEHEHEEIDVIEIPFDQAYLMIESGEIKDAKTVMLLQYAKIHDLVS; translated from the coding sequence ATGGACAATCCAAAATATAAAATACAAAAAACAGAACTGCTGTCCGACAATTGGTATATTCTAAACAAAGTTACTGTAGACTATCAGAAAAAAGACAATACTTGGGACACTCAAGAACGCGAAGTATATGACAGAGGTAACGGAGCTGCCATACTTTTATACAATAGTACAAAAGGAACTGTGATACTAACCCAACAGTTTAGACTCCCAACGTATTTAAACGGAAACAAAAGCGGCTTAATGATTGAAGTATGCGCTGGATTACTAGACAAAGATGATCCCGAAGCCTGCATTATCCGAGAAACTGAAGAAGAGACAGGCTACCGTTTGCCTGCAGTTAAAAAAGTTTTTGAAACCTACATGTCTCCAGGTGCAGTGACCGAAATTCTATATTGCTTTATAGGAGAATATGACAATAGCATGAAAGTAAGTGCTGGTGGCGGACTTGAACACGAACATGAAGAAATTGATGTTATAGAAATCCCTTTTGACCAAGCTTATCTTATGATCGAATCAGGAGAAATAAAAGATGCTAAAACGGTCATGCTGCTGCAATATGCCAAAATTCATGATTTGGTCTCCTAA
- a CDS encoding AEC family transporter — protein sequence MYNIILIFVCLLLGILLQKVKRLPANTYKRLNYIVIYFCLPSLALFYIPKIELDTKLLYPIAVTWISFTVSWLFFSLLGKKYGWSRKLTGCLIMTAGFSNTSFLGFPIIQALYGEEGLKMAILVDQPGTFVVLSTLGVFVATLYSKGSSNGVQIVKKIIFFPPFIAFLLACFMNLFHFDFHQYIQYGLQKIGSVMTPLAMLSVGLQLRFDRRSKHFKFLGLGLFYKLILTPAIIYLLYVVVLDQHSKMIQVSLMEAAMAPMISSSIIAASYGLKPRLCSMMIGFGIPLSFITLLFWYFAANSIL from the coding sequence ATGTACAACATAATTTTAATCTTCGTTTGTTTATTGCTTGGCATTCTTTTGCAAAAAGTAAAACGTTTACCGGCCAATACATACAAGCGGTTGAATTATATTGTTATTTATTTTTGTCTTCCTTCTTTAGCCTTATTTTACATTCCAAAAATTGAGTTGGATACAAAATTATTGTACCCGATTGCTGTAACTTGGATCAGTTTTACTGTTTCTTGGTTGTTTTTTAGTTTACTAGGCAAGAAGTACGGATGGTCTAGAAAACTCACAGGGTGTTTGATTATGACTGCTGGTTTCAGTAATACTTCTTTTTTAGGATTTCCTATTATTCAGGCTTTGTATGGTGAAGAGGGATTGAAAATGGCTATTTTGGTTGACCAGCCGGGAACATTTGTCGTGCTTTCAACTTTAGGTGTTTTTGTTGCCACTTTATATTCTAAAGGAAGTTCTAATGGAGTGCAAATAGTGAAGAAAATAATCTTTTTTCCGCCGTTTATCGCTTTTCTTTTGGCTTGTTTTATGAACCTGTTTCATTTTGATTTTCATCAATACATTCAGTATGGTCTGCAAAAGATAGGAAGTGTGATGACTCCGCTGGCAATGCTTTCGGTAGGTTTGCAATTGCGTTTTGACAGAAGAAGCAAGCACTTTAAATTTTTAGGTTTGGGACTTTTTTATAAATTAATATTGACTCCTGCGATAATTTATTTATTGTATGTTGTGGTTTTGGATCAGCATTCTAAAATGATTCAAGTGTCCCTTATGGAAGCGGCAATGGCGCCTATGATTTCGTCCAGTATTATTGCTGCTTCTTATGGTTTAAAGCCTAGATTGTGCAGTATGATGATTGGTTTTGGAATTCCTCTTTCTTTTATTACTTTGCTATTTTGGTATTTTGCAGCAAATTCCATTTTATAA
- a CDS encoding Rrf2 family transcriptional regulator, which yields MISGKFAITVHILTLLSKFPDEYLSSDFIAVSMNLHPVLVRKEIANLKKNNIVESKEGKNGGTRLLKSASNITLDVIFKMTFDTVTLGFSKNEPNPDCPVGKQINKNLENLYEDINQTISMQLSDITLKDFSNKF from the coding sequence ATGATTTCAGGTAAATTTGCCATAACAGTTCACATTCTAACATTGCTGTCTAAATTTCCAGATGAATATCTATCATCGGATTTTATTGCAGTAAGCATGAATCTGCATCCGGTTTTGGTCAGAAAAGAAATAGCAAACCTGAAAAAAAATAATATTGTAGAAAGCAAAGAAGGCAAAAATGGAGGAACCCGTTTACTGAAATCCGCTTCAAACATAACTTTGGATGTCATATTCAAAATGACTTTTGATACGGTAACATTAGGTTTTTCAAAGAACGAACCAAATCCAGATTGCCCAGTAGGCAAACAAATCAATAAAAATTTAGAGAATTTATATGAAGACATTAATCAGACGATCAGCATGCAATTGAGCGACATTACATTGAAAGATTTTTCAAATAAATTTTAA
- a CDS encoding NAD(P)-dependent oxidoreductase: protein MKIAIIGATGFVGSAILNELADRNHELTAIARTPKDTPEAKWIAVDIFNTDSLAEILKGHDVVVNAYNSGWTNPNIYDDFIKGSKSIQEAVKKSGVKRFITIGGGGSLFVAPNLQAVDTPDFPKEYYVAATAARDYLNIIKQEKDLDWAFFSPAFEMHQGITTGRTGKYRLGLENPVFNDEQRSILSVEDLAVVIADEVETPKHHQVRFTAAY from the coding sequence ATGAAAATCGCAATTATCGGAGCCACAGGATTTGTAGGTTCAGCAATTTTAAATGAATTAGCAGACAGAAACCATGAACTGACTGCCATAGCAAGAACTCCAAAAGACACTCCAGAAGCTAAATGGATTGCCGTAGACATTTTTAATACAGATTCTTTGGCAGAAATCTTAAAAGGTCATGATGTGGTTGTTAATGCATACAACTCAGGCTGGACAAACCCAAACATTTACGATGATTTTATCAAAGGTTCAAAATCAATCCAAGAAGCAGTAAAAAAATCAGGAGTGAAACGGTTCATTACCATTGGTGGTGGCGGAAGTTTATTTGTTGCGCCAAATTTACAAGCTGTTGACACTCCAGACTTCCCAAAAGAATATTATGTTGCCGCTACAGCAGCAAGAGATTATTTGAACATTATTAAACAAGAAAAAGATTTAGATTGGGCATTTTTCAGCCCCGCTTTCGAAATGCACCAAGGAATTACTACAGGACGAACAGGTAAGTATCGTTTAGGCTTAGAGAATCCGGTTTTTAACGATGAACAGCGAAGCATACTTTCGGTAGAAGATTTAGCAGTTGTTATTGCCGATGAAGTAGAAACTCCCAAACATCATCAAGTTCGTTTTACAGCGGCATATTAA
- the meaB gene encoding methylmalonyl Co-A mutase-associated GTPase MeaB: MPNKKNNPSALNEKAGVSSQETISSNAIRQIKESRKKQPSAKELIDGILKENITALSRAITLIESTNPAHLEKATEVINGCLPHANKSVRIGITGVPGVGKSTFIEAFGKHLTSLGKKVAVLAVDPSSTISHGSILGDKTRMEELVKDKNAFIRPSASGETLGGVARKTRETITLCEACGFDIILIETVGVGQSETAVHSMADFFLLLKIAGAGDELQGIKRGIMEMADAVVINKADGDNIKKAQLAKVEFNRALHLFHPKKSGWIPTVATCSALTHEGIGAVWQTILDYLELVNSNHYFEEKRKEQNLFWMMETINEQLKDNFYNHPEIQKLLTSTKKAVSTDEISPFAAAQLLLKKYFKF, from the coding sequence TTGCCTAACAAAAAAAATAACCCAAGCGCTTTGAACGAAAAAGCCGGTGTTTCTTCTCAAGAAACAATCAGCTCAAATGCTATACGCCAAATTAAGGAATCCAGAAAAAAACAGCCTTCTGCAAAAGAATTAATTGACGGCATTTTGAAAGAAAACATAACGGCTCTCAGCCGTGCAATCACATTAATTGAAAGCACTAACCCTGCTCATCTGGAAAAGGCAACTGAAGTTATCAACGGCTGCTTGCCACATGCCAACAAATCAGTTCGAATAGGAATCACAGGTGTTCCTGGTGTTGGCAAAAGCACTTTTATCGAAGCTTTTGGCAAACATCTAACTAGTTTAGGTAAGAAAGTTGCTGTTCTTGCTGTAGATCCAAGCAGTACCATTTCGCACGGAAGTATACTCGGAGACAAAACCCGAATGGAAGAATTAGTGAAAGATAAAAATGCATTCATCCGACCCTCTGCATCTGGAGAAACTTTGGGAGGAGTTGCCCGAAAAACACGGGAAACCATAACACTGTGCGAAGCATGCGGTTTTGACATCATATTAATTGAAACCGTAGGCGTGGGGCAAAGCGAAACTGCCGTTCACAGCATGGCCGATTTCTTTTTACTGCTAAAAATTGCCGGTGCCGGCGATGAGCTTCAAGGCATAAAACGAGGCATTATGGAAATGGCAGATGCAGTGGTTATCAATAAAGCCGATGGAGATAATATAAAAAAAGCGCAATTGGCAAAAGTCGAATTCAACAGGGCATTACATCTATTTCACCCAAAAAAATCAGGATGGATTCCTACTGTCGCTACCTGCAGCGCACTTACTCACGAAGGCATTGGAGCCGTTTGGCAAACTATCCTGGATTATCTTGAACTAGTCAATTCAAATCATTATTTCGAAGAAAAGCGCAAGGAACAAAACCTGTTTTGGATGATGGAAACTATTAATGAACAATTAAAAGACAATTTTTACAATCATCCTGAAATTCAAAAACTCTTAACTTCAACTAAGAAAGCGGTTTCAACCGATGAAATTTCACCTTTTGCAGCCGCTCAATTATTATTAAAAAAATATTTTAAATTTTAA
- a CDS encoding NAD(P)-dependent oxidoreductase: protein MKILVTGAAGYIGSHVAERLKSLGNDVVGLDNFSDYYDVSLKDLNAKALEVKGIVIEKIDLRFIEQLQALPTDFNYIFHFAAQPGISAISSFEDYLGNNVVGTKNLLDFALKNKNLNLFVNIATSSIYGMNATFDESVPPTPVSHYGVTKLAAEQLVLESSRLGQLKACSLRLYSVYGPRERPEKLYTKLIANALHDVSFPLFKGSENHLRSFTYVQDIVDGVVSVIGKEDIINNEIINLGTEEENTTQHGIEIVEQILNKKIDLQIVEARSGDQLRTKAVIDKARKLLGYHPKTSLHEGLKEQVQWYQDNFL, encoded by the coding sequence ATGAAAATATTAGTTACAGGTGCAGCAGGATACATTGGTTCACATGTTGCTGAAAGGCTGAAATCACTTGGAAATGATGTGGTCGGTTTGGATAATTTTTCAGATTATTACGATGTATCTTTAAAAGACTTAAATGCAAAAGCTTTGGAGGTAAAAGGGATCGTGATTGAGAAAATAGATTTGCGGTTTATTGAACAGCTTCAAGCATTACCAACAGATTTTAATTATATTTTTCATTTTGCCGCGCAGCCTGGGATTTCTGCAATTTCCAGTTTTGAAGATTACTTAGGAAACAATGTTGTTGGAACCAAAAATTTACTTGATTTTGCTTTAAAAAATAAAAATTTAAATCTTTTTGTAAATATAGCTACTTCCTCAATTTATGGCATGAATGCGACTTTTGATGAATCAGTTCCTCCAACTCCCGTTTCTCATTATGGTGTGACTAAATTGGCAGCGGAGCAATTGGTTTTAGAAAGCAGCAGACTTGGGCAATTAAAAGCTTGTTCTTTGAGATTGTATTCTGTTTATGGACCAAGAGAAAGACCCGAGAAGTTATATACCAAGCTAATAGCAAATGCATTACATGATGTTTCTTTTCCTTTGTTTAAGGGCAGTGAAAATCATTTACGGAGTTTTACGTATGTCCAGGATATTGTGGATGGTGTGGTAAGCGTCATTGGTAAGGAAGATATAATTAACAATGAAATTATCAATTTGGGGACAGAAGAAGAAAATACAACGCAGCATGGTATTGAAATTGTTGAGCAAATTTTAAATAAAAAAATTGACCTGCAAATTGTGGAGGCTAGGAGCGGCGATCAGTTAAGAACTAAAGCAGTGATTGATAAAGCCAGAAAGTTATTGGGATACCATCCAAAAACCAGTTTGCACGAAGGTTTGAAAGAACAAGTGCAATGGTATCAGGATAATTTTTTATAG
- a CDS encoding glycosyltransferase family 2 protein has product MSFELTIIIPVYNEQDNLNRVHQEMKQFLSIAKKKTKILFVNDGSKDNSQSLIEKICEDNEEFTFISFEKNAGLSAAIKAGFDYTDTPWVGYIDADLQTAPEDFNILMKYAEDFDLVTGVRSNRKDSFTKNMSSKIANGIRRAFTNDGMDDTGCPLKIIRTDMAKRIPMFNGLHRFLPAMILLQNGKVKQTPVRHFQRIAGVSKFNLWNRLLGPLQDCFAYLWMKKKYINYSVAKQG; this is encoded by the coding sequence ATGAGTTTTGAATTAACAATCATTATACCAGTTTATAACGAACAAGACAACCTGAATCGTGTACATCAAGAAATGAAACAGTTCTTGAGCATCGCTAAAAAAAAGACAAAAATTCTATTTGTCAACGACGGTTCCAAAGACAACAGCCAATCGCTTATTGAAAAAATCTGTGAAGACAATGAAGAGTTTACCTTTATTTCTTTTGAAAAAAACGCAGGTCTAAGCGCGGCCATAAAAGCTGGTTTTGATTATACAGATACTCCTTGGGTTGGCTACATAGATGCCGATTTGCAGACTGCTCCCGAAGATTTTAATATACTAATGAAATATGCAGAGGATTTTGACTTGGTTACCGGAGTAAGATCGAACCGAAAAGATTCTTTTACAAAAAATATGTCTTCAAAAATTGCCAATGGCATTCGAAGAGCTTTTACCAATGACGGTATGGACGATACTGGCTGTCCCTTGAAAATTATCCGTACAGATATGGCTAAAAGAATCCCAATGTTTAATGGTCTGCACCGCTTTTTACCGGCTATGATTTTGCTTCAAAACGGAAAAGTCAAACAAACTCCAGTAAGGCATTTTCAAAGAATAGCCGGTGTATCCAAATTCAATCTATGGAATCGTTTATTAGGACCGCTTCAAGATTGTTTTGCCTATTTGTGGATGAAGAAAAAATATATTAATTACAGTGTAGCAAAACAAGGGTAA
- a CDS encoding lipid-A-disaccharide synthase N-terminal domain-containing protein translates to MNKIIIYSIGFIAQILFSSRMILQWIISEKNKKILTPVLFWEISLFASFLLFVYGYLRHDFSIMLGQTITYYIYIRNIQLQNDWKKLHILLRWFVLLFPFFIVGYGYNNNVIDVDFLFKNESMPKWLLWTGITGQVLFTLRFIYQWLYSEKKKDSVLPLGFWIISLTGSLIIFIYAIIRKDPVLLAGHAIGLVIYSRNIIIIKKDGKINS, encoded by the coding sequence ATGAATAAAATTATCATTTATTCGATAGGATTCATTGCCCAAATTTTGTTTTCGAGCAGAATGATACTGCAGTGGATTATTTCTGAAAAAAACAAAAAAATCCTAACTCCAGTTTTGTTTTGGGAAATCAGCTTATTTGCTTCTTTTTTGCTATTTGTATACGGCTATTTAAGACATGATTTCTCGATTATGTTAGGCCAAACTATTACGTATTATATTTACATTCGTAACATTCAGCTTCAAAACGATTGGAAAAAATTACATATACTTTTAAGATGGTTTGTACTTCTTTTTCCTTTTTTTATTGTTGGATATGGTTATAATAACAACGTGATTGATGTAGATTTCTTGTTTAAAAACGAATCCATGCCAAAATGGCTGCTTTGGACAGGCATTACAGGTCAAGTATTATTTACATTACGATTTATTTATCAATGGCTTTATTCTGAAAAGAAAAAAGACTCTGTCCTGCCGTTGGGCTTTTGGATTATCAGTCTGACAGGATCGCTTATTATTTTTATTTATGCAATAATCCGTAAAGACCCTGTATTATTAGCAGGTCATGCCATAGGTTTAGTCATTTATTCAAGAAATATAATAATCATAAAAAAGGATGGCAAAATTAATTCATAA
- a CDS encoding glycosyltransferase family 39 protein: MAKLIHNYTFWLFIVASLMLFPHLDVIETNIMESRNFITAREMATHNHWILTTLNDLPRYEKPPLPTWLTAVSGMFFGFDSIYGMRLPVVLITLLLVFGTFKLSEKMGLSQKQSFHNGLILVTSFYIYFAGRDNQWDMYTHSFMIICILFLWNLLNDSKKPLFNSVMAGLFFGLSFLSKGPISVYALLIPFLIAYGFTYKFQLKDKKIYLTLILLIGIIIGLSWPLYVKWADPATYLKVTKLESSRWGNYNTRHFYYYWSFFTQSGIWTVPAFIALIYPYLKNRVSNLKTYQFTLIWTLASVVLLSIVPEKKSRYLLPVLIPMALNTGFYIEYLVNHFKNISAKKEKGIVYFAFGLITLICFAIPVVIFIKVKNDFAGYEFWLIGLTLSLFTIGCLLFTYLKNKNFTKVFYGVIAVQVAVVAFGIPFTKLILKNPDYASAKAIRDNEKNLGIKTYELNAFTPEIIWDYGFSMPILLNEKTKKLNLPVEDKFGLLAFKTDSVTAKKEFSSYNLKESSYIDLNHVPKGSKKHNDRLTRIYYIVTKK; encoded by the coding sequence ATGGCAAAATTAATTCATAATTACACTTTTTGGCTTTTCATAGTAGCCTCTTTGATGCTTTTTCCCCATTTGGATGTTATTGAAACCAACATCATGGAGTCCCGTAACTTTATAACGGCCAGAGAAATGGCAACTCATAATCACTGGATACTAACGACTTTAAATGATTTGCCCCGTTATGAAAAACCGCCGTTACCAACTTGGCTAACTGCCGTTTCAGGAATGTTTTTTGGCTTTGACAGTATTTACGGCATGCGTTTGCCTGTTGTTTTAATTACATTGCTGCTTGTTTTTGGCACTTTTAAACTTTCTGAAAAAATGGGTTTATCCCAAAAACAAAGTTTCCACAACGGGCTTATATTAGTCACCTCTTTTTACATCTATTTTGCAGGAAGAGACAATCAATGGGATATGTACACTCATAGTTTTATGATAATCTGCATATTGTTTTTATGGAATTTGCTGAATGATTCTAAAAAGCCTCTTTTTAATTCTGTAATGGCTGGGTTATTTTTTGGTCTCTCCTTTTTAAGCAAAGGACCAATTTCAGTATATGCGCTGTTAATACCGTTTTTAATTGCTTATGGATTTACTTATAAATTTCAATTAAAAGACAAAAAAATATACCTCACACTCATTCTTCTGATAGGCATAATTATTGGTTTGTCCTGGCCTTTATATGTAAAATGGGCTGATCCTGCAACCTATTTAAAAGTCACCAAACTTGAAAGCAGCCGATGGGGAAACTACAACACCAGGCATTTTTATTATTACTGGAGCTTTTTTACCCAAAGCGGTATTTGGACAGTTCCAGCTTTTATAGCTTTAATTTATCCGTATTTAAAAAACAGAGTCAGCAATTTGAAAACCTATCAGTTTACGCTGATATGGACATTAGCCTCAGTAGTATTACTTTCAATTGTACCCGAAAAAAAATCAAGATATTTATTGCCTGTCTTAATTCCTATGGCTTTAAACACTGGGTTCTATATTGAATACTTAGTAAATCATTTCAAAAACATCAGTGCAAAAAAAGAAAAAGGAATTGTTTATTTTGCTTTTGGACTTATCACCCTTATCTGCTTCGCTATTCCAGTTGTGATTTTCATCAAAGTAAAAAATGATTTTGCAGGTTATGAATTTTGGCTGATTGGATTAACTCTTTCATTATTTACAATAGGCTGTTTATTGTTTACCTATCTAAAAAACAAAAATTTCACAAAAGTATTTTATGGCGTAATAGCTGTACAAGTGGCAGTGGTTGCCTTTGGTATTCCATTTACCAAACTTATTTTAAAAAATCCAGATTATGCCAGTGCTAAAGCAATTAGGGACAATGAAAAAAATCTGGGAATTAAAACCTATGAGCTGAATGCATTTACTCCCGAAATAATTTGGGATTATGGATTTAGCATGCCTATACTGTTAAATGAAAAAACCAAAAAACTAAACTTACCTGTTGAGGATAAATTTGGTTTATTGGCTTTTAAAACTGACAGCGTTACTGCAAAAAAAGAATTTAGCAGTTATAATTTAAAAGAGTCTTCTTATATAGATTTGAATCATGTTCCAAAAGGTTCAAAGAAACATAACGACCGATTGACAAGAATATACTATATCGTTACGAAGAAATAA
- a CDS encoding prohibitin family protein encodes MILFIILGVILLILGFILNNKANPISKFTGLFRIFGFILIVLGLFSSMFKQIDAGKVGVKSLYGSVDSGVLESGLHIINPLLDITEFDIQTQNYTMSAVHGEGAQEGDDAIRVLSNDGLEVVIDLTVLYRVVPGDAPKIFKNIGVDYTDKIVRPITRTRIRDNAVFYDAVALYSTKRNEFQGRIFKSIETDFKTRGLVLEQLLIRNIDLPISVKKSIESKINAEQDAQKMTFVLQKEKQEAERKRVEAQGIADYQRIISLGLTDKQLQYEQIKAQKELAASPNSKIIFMNGKGSAPVILSDK; translated from the coding sequence ATGATACTATTTATTATTCTTGGAGTAATTTTACTGATTCTTGGATTTATATTGAACAATAAGGCTAATCCGATTTCTAAATTTACTGGTTTATTTAGAATTTTTGGGTTTATTCTAATTGTTTTAGGATTGTTCTCTTCTATGTTCAAGCAAATTGATGCAGGAAAAGTCGGAGTGAAATCACTTTATGGAAGTGTAGATTCAGGAGTGTTAGAAAGCGGTCTGCATATTATAAACCCTCTTTTGGATATTACAGAATTTGATATTCAAACTCAAAATTACACCATGTCTGCGGTTCACGGCGAAGGTGCTCAGGAAGGAGACGATGCCATTCGTGTTTTGTCCAATGACGGATTGGAAGTGGTTATTGATTTGACTGTTTTGTATCGTGTTGTTCCTGGTGATGCTCCAAAGATTTTTAAGAATATAGGGGTGGATTATACCGATAAAATTGTGAGACCAATCACTAGGACCAGAATAAGGGACAACGCTGTTTTTTATGATGCTGTGGCTTTGTATTCGACTAAAAGAAATGAATTTCAGGGACGAATTTTTAAGAGCATAGAAACTGATTTTAAAACCAGAGGCTTGGTATTGGAACAATTGTTGATTCGAAATATTGATCTTCCGATTTCGGTGAAAAAATCGATAGAAAGTAAAATTAATGCCGAGCAGGATGCCCAAAAAATGACATTCGTGCTTCAAAAAGAAAAACAGGAAGCCGAACGCAAACGAGTAGAAGCACAGGGTATTGCCGATTATCAAAGAATTATTTCTCTAGGATTGACGGATAAGCAACTGCAATATGAACAGATTAAAGCACAAAAAGAACTAGCAGCTTCACCAAATTCCAAAATTATTTTTATGAATGGAAAAGGAAGTGCCCCAGTTATTTTGTCGGATAAATAA